Genomic DNA from Vespula vulgaris chromosome 5, iyVesVulg1.1, whole genome shotgun sequence:
aaagataaaaaagaaaacaaaaggattTCAAGATTGAATCTCATGAATTCATTAATACTTGTTGGTTAACTCTCTCGTTTATATAATGATCGTGTGTCCATTCTCTTGTACATACGTAACAATAACGGTGTCTGTCCTTCGTGCatgggaaaggaaaaggaacgaaagctCGAACAACTGtcgaataagaaaaggaaagaggaattCTATAGGCAATGGTTGGAACTCGAGCCAGTGGCCGAAGTGGACGACGAGGAAGATCATGAGGAAGGTGATAGTGCTCTTTCCAGTGCACCATCATCCCTCTCTCCTCAGCCTGGTGGTTGTGGACAATGGCAGGGATCAGGTGTCACTAGAGAAGCTTACGAAGCTGTTCTTATCGAAATCGAAGAACTCCAATCAAAGCTATTGGACGAACGTCAAGAATTGTCTCGTGCGAAGACCGAAGTTCTTGATCTTGAAAAAGCTCTTCTGCAGGAGGTAAgcaatttttgtttatcgataaatcccgttttttattttaacaaaaatgtcctttttcttttttctttttctttttttttcttttttttttttattactagaCGAGGTGCAGCAATCGTAACAAACAACTGGAAGAACTGAACGAGAAATTGCGAGCAACTGAAGAACGAGAAGCTAATCTCCTGGTGGAATTGTCCGAGTTGAGAGAACAAAACGAACTTCTAGAATTCAGACTTCTCGAACTGGAAGAGTCACCCGCTCGTAGAGAGAATCCTGATCACACGGCTGATAGCGGTATTGTCTCGCCGGAACTGTTACATCCGAGCAAGGTAAAAAAAGTCTCGTTGTTGcttgaaagaaagaggtaaTATTAGAATCTTCTTCGAATGGAAACGTTTCCATGTATCGCATTtcaataagaatgaaaaattcagAGAGCATTCGCTACTGACTCTCTTATATAATCGCGTTTGAAGGTTACTTCACAAACGCATacgaatacatatatgcatataattatttattatataataaaaatgaagagtataattcaatataacaagataacaaatatataggatagtaaaaaaagtatatatgtgtatttaataatttgaatttaaatttttcataaaaatttcatataaagaaaaagaaaatctaccCACGTCCACATACGATTGATTACAGGATCAAACAAACAAGCAAAGAAATCGTGCAGTGGCTACAGTTATCCCATAcacaaacaataataattacgcTACTACACGTTCGGTTTCGCCTGTACCACGAAAACCACCCCTGTCTCTTCAAGAAAGTGgaattttcgaagaagaagatgaggagAGCCTAGAGGTCGAGCTAGCGAGTCGTGGAACACAAACTGAGATACCTTCCGGTGAACTTCTGCAGGAGGTTCAACGTCTTCAAGAACTTCGTGCACGAATTCAAGAACGTGCAGCTAAAGTAACGAACCCAACAATCTGCTCGATCGATCCAACTAGAACCTGTCCTCCACTCGACACGGACGTTGATTCGATCGTTCAATTGTCGTCCTATCAGGATCGCATAAGAGATTTGGAAGAAAGATTAGAGGTTTACGAAGAAGCTGAAGAAAGGCAAACCGAAGAAAGGCGAGTGACGAAgcagagagaagaagaattgcTTGATGAGAATTACAGGCTGACGGAGAGGGTTTACTGGCTTGAGAACAAATTGCGTAACGTCGAGGAGCTCATAGAGAATAGAAGCAGAAGTAGAAGCAGCGATAGGCTTCGTATTAATGAACAGGAGAAAATGGAGAACGATAAACAATGTGACTGTCAAGTTGTTGAAAAGAGGGAAATGATAATGGACACCTCCGTCATggcaaaacaaaaaacaaaggaagaaCGTAACGACGAAGGAAATGTAACGATAGAAGTAATGGAGGAAGTACTGAATCGTTCGAAAGAAGTCCAAACAGCTGTTACCGGACCGATTGAAGATTGTCCTCATTGCCGAGTTCGTGAGATGACTAAGAAAAGCGAACAGACCGAGCGATGGATCGCACCGGAAACACAGCGTATTATGGTAAGACGTAAtagtttgttttgtttttcagaATAACGAATCACTTCCATggcgaataatttttatttatttatttattcttgtaaaaatgtaatatctaATTCATTCGTTTGAAACTGAAACTAATTAAACGGAGTATCCATTTCAGGTCGAAGTTGTCCAGAATTTTACGGAAGTAGTCGAGGAAGTAGCAAAGGAGgccaaagaagaagaaaatggcgATATCGACGAGGTGGATGGCAACGAGAAAAACGAGAACGATGGGGAtctaggaagaagaagaagggtctCGCAAGTTCCCGTGACGTTGGAGGAGAATCGAAGGgagaacgaatcgatcgattcgctcGTTACCTTAAACGACGAGTTGGAATCCGAAAAGAAGGTTAGACAAAGGCAGAGTAAGGCTaacaggagagagagacaagattATTCGACAAGAACGTCGAAGGGGAATGTTAGGTTATCCTCGAAGAGGGTTAAACGTCGTGACGAGTATTACGAGCGAAGGCATCATCGATTGATTTTGTATCAGGAGATCTGCGTTTAGAAGTAACCAATTAGTGCGATAGTTTATCTCGGTGATTAGAAGCGGAACGCGAGTggaagtattttttttttcttgttaaattAGATTTAATATCATCGAACTGGGCGGCCATATTGTGTTACATGAATCGAACGGCcgaattgaattttcttttccttctctctgttttataTACGAGGAAAAAGTCGCATAAACAGACTATATACGATAGCACAAAATTGATTGAGTAAAGACAAAATCTCGTCGTCTTATGGCTAAATGATGATCGTCGAAAGAAGATATCgcggaagaggaaaaagaaggggaaaacAAGAGGCGGAAGAGTCGAGGAGAAGATGGAGGAAAATTAGCTGAAGTTTATCTTCCGGCATAACGCAATGTCGAGCTCTCGAAAGGAGCTCACGGATTCGAGGAAGGTTCGTAAACCGTTGAGGAGGCATGGAAGACGAAACAGACACGGTTTCCTCGAGTTGAATTTAGATCAGCGACCGACGACTCGAAACTGGCCCAAGGTCAGTTTTCGTCAATTCGTTGTCTTCTTCGTAAATTGCCGCGTTAGTGCCGTAGTCTACAAAATAACGCTGCCATTAGAcacatttttctaaaattttcctagttatttttatacatacatacatatatatatatatatatttcttgttctatatatacacacacatattatgcATACGCTACTACACCTCCTTCCACTTCGCTCGACTGGTTCTGTCGCTTCGTTTTACTTTCCATCTCAATTTTAATCGTTGGTTAATAATAGGACGTATAAATAGTTTCGTCGACTAGTGGGTACATGTCTATATAGTCTAGTGTATAACcgtcatttttttattatttatactttctcCATACTTTTCTATTAGCAATAATAGCGAGTTGGACGACGATCTCTTCGCAGGTCGTTCAGTGGTTATGGTGGTGGTAAAAATGgcgcttcttttcttctacttttcgtCATCTCTTTACAACAAGGCTAATCTTTCTAATTatgcttttaattattattcaatttttcgtAGATCTTTATGCGAGTGTATAGTAAGGCGAATAAGCCGGAAGGAAACGATCGCGATAAAAGTCAATGAACAAATCAGCACttgatatattgtatttataagaaaagtgATACAATTTGTTGAGTATATTGATTCTCGGGTCTTAAACAAcgacttttttatatataagatgtCTCtataaattgtagaaaaagtcaatattttaatagtttAACATTTTTGTCGTTGGAATTATTAGTCATCTAATATTTATtgctttataaatatacaggagcttaaaaaatataataatttttattccacgcaattttttgtttaatgttttcaaatatatattttatcggaCACAGTCTATGTAACGTTCTACATGTCGTTCGCTCCAAATCGATTTCCTTTCCCTCCGACTTTCGCAGTCGATATGCAAGTCTCCATTTACGATAAGTCGAAGACATTCGTTCGACATTTTTTCACGAATACGAATCACTTGTCGCgaagaatatattatcatgcggaagaaaaacaaggatcGCCCACTACTTTACCGTGTATCTTCTGTGGCAGGTGATCTACTTTCGCTGGAGGTGAAGGTCCTTTCGTCTCTTGTCGGTGTAGACACCATTTGCACACGCGCCTATACTCAACATCATCGCGAGTACCacgatacgatcgataaacTTCACGTTGATCTCAATGCACTAGCAAggtaaagatataaaaaataatatatagcttgtttttttcgttttgttttttttttttttagattaatttcattattaaacttaagttgaaaaaacaaaataatttttctttattttgaataTGAACATCGTCGTGGTCTAatcgaaaacaaaaacgaattaACTCTATTTTTTGGCTTTtgtattatactattttaatatcgaagcTATTTCTCATCATGAGATGgcaatattctattatatataatccttcatcgtaaacaaaatttaaaaaacattattcatcaatttatcaatttcttctGCTTTTTGTTTAATCGAGTAACTCATTGAATATCACGAAATTATCAAAGAAAGCcgatcttatttttaataaaatgcaCAGATAGAATGCACAGAATTTCTGTTATTTTCCATTCATtgattataaaatcaaatgattCGATAATGATTCATAGTGAGAAGTAATAAGTAACTAGAGAACTAATCGTTAGATGAGTCACTAttgaaaatgttaattttttaacgttaaATAGTTGACTCATTTATTGAAATGTTAAATCAATTTTACGTATGAGTAatcaatagaaaaagaatcgtagaaaaaaatcgaaatatttcattgttacAGGACAAAATGGCTGGCGTTGCTTGACAACGACCAAGCATCGACCAGAATTTGTTCCTGAGGAAAGAACAGCGaagtcatcgtcatcgttgagTACCATCGAgagcgaataaaaaaaagagagtatcATGCGCGCTTGTAAATCGAAGCCGACAGGTTACatcgataaagataaaaagaagccaatacaaagaaaatcgaaagactCTTTTGCGAGTgccaaaattaatataatcggtttatatataaacgaggACAAATCAGATTGTATGAATTTCGATTTCGAATTCATCTACATCTGATAgagatatattttgatatattttgatacttatttcttttttaatttttttcattcgacgtAATTGAAGATCGTAGGAGATTCAAACAAGACAGATTGAAAAAATACCAAATAAAGAAAGTATCAAAAATGTCGAGTCTATGGAAagtcgatcgagaaaaaatgtattgatCGTCATTCTTGTTCgaatattattcgaaaaacAAATGGCGATTTAGTCGATAACGAAACTTTCGTATACAAATTTCGTAAatcgcattttttttcttatatcgtaTTGACTCGTTTTATATTCCGATAAAAAGTTTGAGACCGAATACTCAAAAAGAGAACTTTGTTTCGCCAATATAATCGTGCTTTCCAAATCGTGCTtgattttacgaaaaataaaagaaaaagaattaaaaatccAGTTTGATTCGGATAAACGCTCACGATTCTTAGTTCTctcctatatatttttattgataatataaatcattaattttttacatcgCACGAATTTGCTTCGATAAAAAGGCTTCGTATCGTTGATTTCTATCCGTGAAACTTTTtagattatagaaaaagaaagaaaaaaagtcgatcCTTGCCATTCTTCATCCTcgcttttatataaaacaataccCGCTTTGTTTACCGGAAACGTAATCTCCACGTAAGCGATTTTACGAAATACGAGTCGAAACGAATTCATAATCCCAACgaagatatatgtacgtacgtaagtacttacgaatgcgtacaaacgaaaaaaattgtattttatttttcttttttaaaatcgaatGCGACGGaacgatatacgtatatatgaaaatacgtgtatttttaacgaaaaaaaaaaaaaaatcagaaagaaaaagagagaaagagatgaaaccATTGGCCTGCGTTATTGTTCGTGCctttggaaagaaaagagacagagaaagagagagagaaagagagagagaaacagaaataaataaacaaaaggaagtgtgtgcgtgtatgccagctttgaattataatatacgtatacaaattatatatattatttgaataactTTGTAGGATTTACAAAACGTGTCTCTAGTCCACTTTTCATTCGAGCGTAGCTCCACGTTCTTTTTACCATATCGTTTCTACAGTGGTTAGTTTTTGAGTTTTATCCTTTAGTTTtacaagtatgtatgtatgcctAAGCACACTACTACTGTATTCATAACTTTACACGAgtcttgttatttttattttcttcttcgtcttcttgctcctttgttttcttttttagtgcTACGCGGTCGACATGGAActgtttgttcgttttatccttttatcATGTACCCGTATACGAAATAAACTTGATATTGTTTGCGCGAATgtatcgttatttttcttcttctcttttctttttttctttttttttggtttttttaagataaaaatatatatatatcctgcTTCTGACAACGTTCAGTTTGATATCAATTGTCACATTGAATATACAAGGAGAACGAGGaataaaatcttgaaaatgTTTCCTCAGAAACATGATATAGCTAtcgcaaataataatatacaattttttacgATCACAATTGTATaatgaaaagttttaaaaactttatttacgtatattcaattttttttatttttattcgtatcttGGAGCACCCTTCGATTTACGATTTACGTGAGGAtctgtaattattaaatatcttgtGTATCTTTACATGAATGTttaagaatgaaatgaaaataattttatcgagtaGGAAATTCAAAATACTTCTCTTCATGCGTCTTAATACCAAAACTATTTAATCTGATTTTTGCCAATTTGTcaatttaatagatatttgaAAAGACAATTAATTCGCTTTTATAggtgtataatattaaataaataaacgcgttatttattaatgaatttgaTAATTCCAGTATTGAAACGCAAAAATATGTGtaagcaaatatatatatatatatatatatatatatatatatatatacatacatatatatatatatatatatatataaatgcgtgtacgtgtgtacctGCCAGAAGTTCCATCATGACAAGAAACTTTTGGAGACTGTTCGGATCTGTTAGTACTGACAACGGCAGCGCTCATTAACAACGACGGTAATGCACACTCCATAAAATGAACCCTCTCAATAAGAGCTGCACGACGTCTCTCTAACGAGGCGTTCCTCTTCTCGTAACCCCTCATCATACGCTTCCAATAGCTCACGTTGTCCTTTCTACCTTCGTCACATTTATCCTCTGCTTTCAAAGTTTTCGAATCGTTTTCCATTTAGTACGAAAAACACcggacgagagaaagaaaatgagaacaAAATTTTGGTAAGCCGAGAATAGGTTAAAAactattgtttattaaaatcctGAATGGAGTTACAGACTCGAAAAATTGGAAATGGAAAGGCCAACCATAAGACAGATTTCTATGaaattgtttgttattttACTGACTTTCAACATACTGTGTCAAATAAAACATTCGTAATGGACTCTttcaattatttgatttttaaagataattattttttagtataCATAGATAATCGTTTAGTTACTTTCAAACTCTTAACGAaagcaattaattattacttattcaCATCTAtctatgttataataatacgGAACGATTaagcaaaaatattatttcgttatatgATTTAAGTCACTTCCAATTGCtccattcattttatttcttaaattgtctaaatcgtttatttcctgttattatttcctttaatcaagataattttataaaggtCAACTTCCCAATGGTTCTAACTAATTATACTCTTATTCTATCCAATTTAACAGTCCAGTGTTTTATGGAAATCTGTAGTCGCTCgcgaataaaaaaacgaaataaaagaaaaacaacttCGTATCGTCAACAGCAAATAATTGCGTAGAAAAGAAGACGGAGATGCAGCAATATTCAGAAAAATGGAtcgacgtcgtcgacgtcgtcgatTGAAAACCTgcaaaaaattaacaaaatcgtgaaaattcctatttcataaaaaattctttttcgtgaCAGATTTCTATTCACGAACAAacaataaaacagaaaaagtagaaaaagaaaagttcaaTGATGAATCAAGAAACTATTGTGAAACTTATGACGCCTCTCACCAACAACAATGGCGACGGATTGTATACACAGGCTCTTTTACCAGGACTCTTTCGTGCAGTCGTCGTAAagctaaataataaaaataacaagtaTGACGATACTAATAGTAGTAACAATCCTCGTCGAAAACGAGAAGATGCAATCGCCTCGAAATATGGTACGAGTCAATCGGCTAGACCGGATTGTGATCGTCGAAAGATTCACCTTCAATCATCAAATCTTTCAATCGGTGATATCCTTTTAATAGCTAGCGATAGTCACGAGACAGTATCAACTAATCCTGGATCTCGTTCTAATGTTTGTCCTGCATATCATTTCTGCGTTGAACGTAATACCGGTAATATGGTAACCATGAATCAAGATTCTATTATCAATAGCGAAGTAAATTATGATTTGAAATAatcttataaatttgattagatataaatttgatgAGATTTTAACAGAGTTCTTGTTGCAGTTACCGACATTACGTGAACTTTTAAAACCAATTAAACAAACAGCCCTCAAAATGAAACAACTTAGTCAATTAAAAGACGAGGTACCTCAAACTGAAATCGTCTGTCATCAGTTAAGGCAAACAAACGATgtaagaaatagagataaatagattaagAAAAATCTCTTGATCTCTGACATCCAGGCTTTCTAGGGTGCAAACGTGTCGATCTAGCAAAATTAAGTCgcaggattaaaaaaaaatgctacTCACCAAATTTCGTCGAGCCGCTATTCCTCATCCCTAATTTTATTTGCAGAAAGTTCGTCGCTCGCCCTGGAAAGCCCGGGCTCATCGAGGTCCACTTGTTCAGAACTTTCAAAAACACTTGGGAATTATGATTATCGGAGAAATTTGCTCGAGAGAAATTATCTGAGCAAAAGGAttcaaaatgatattttttagcAGTTTCGTGAGCCTGAAAATGTATCTTCAACTTGTCAGTTGTGTGGGATGAAATATAGTAAACTTATGTCGAACCCGAATGATAGTAAAAGGCAACAAGGAAGCAACATCTATGGGAAGAGGGACAAAATGGATGGTAATATTTCTGttcaaataatatcaaaaccAGAAACTGAAACTCAATACGTTCTTGATGATCCTCTTCTAAGTCTTATTCGACAAATAGTAAGAACATTACTTTATCAGActcataatttaattttaaagaaaaaatttgttatcatATTCTTACAAATCCATAGGTAACCTGTATATTAGAGACTTCACAAGAACATCAAGAACAATTGGAAtctcaaaagaaagaagtaccATTATGTAAAAGCGCGAAAAAAGGTTCAACTCTTAACGAATGTTATTGTTCTTTTACATAAaacttcgtttcgtttttattctttttccttcttctttaagAATGCTCGCTATGTCCTGGTTGTTTGAAACCTCGATCAATAACAATCACCGATGACGAATGCAGCGAAGTGCAAGATAGAGGCGTACAATTTCAAGAATGTCTCGATGATGATTCAAATCGAAGCATTCAATCTTACGAATACGTAAGAACAATGGATGTTGGCTGCGAATGtcaagtag
This window encodes:
- the LOC127064104 gene encoding janus kinase and microtubule-interacting protein 1-like, which codes for MQNRPYKNATMTSLSAGDTVKSTNSTNSTTNGECSVIIIGNDPHLQYTRKRRRLDLSTTATDIPQKTLRRNEQDDSCDANILPVVSYRNSQSIKCEKKNDDDTRKFRQDVSCNVNCLTSNQRKSKRLPERPDERDCQEEKQIENDTCVANIKRKKQEQDASIRRLVLSNNNVKDESTRLRKTIQWLEEGARRLREDLANARTELHEERRAAKLVKREIETAIREAKATEATKYQLIISELKSRLSRGGSAESNCTSPSPSLSSSSSLKVDLIKEENHKREISAMKKRLVESENTIRKLKLESLNLQGKSAPCRLDGSTCAEVRRLQNEIHALRANNEKLEAKLRIAIDAEKVRAAELRIQHENHEAELTALRKSLRSETIKMMDEMRGKSREIEKLSKLLQAENSRKRRKTAAKDDSPMRKLQDSERNGPIRSTSRGEKKFLAEDHTLYIREVGCDRAIAEIEVERLRELALEQQEVIEILRQTVKEKERKLEQLSNKKRKEEFYRQWLELEPVAEVDDEEDHEEGDSALSSAPSSLSPQPGGCGQWQGSGVTREAYEAVLIEIEELQSKLLDERQELSRAKTEVLDLEKALLQETRCSNRNKQLEELNEKLRATEEREANLLVELSELREQNELLEFRLLELEESPARRENPDHTADSGIVSPELLHPSKDQTNKQRNRAVATVIPYTNNNNYATTRSVSPVPRKPPLSLQESGIFEEEDEESLEVELASRGTQTEIPSGELLQEVQRLQELRARIQERAAKVTNPTICSIDPTRTCPPLDTDVDSIVQLSSYQDRIRDLEERLEVYEEAEERQTEERRVTKQREEELLDENYRLTERVYWLENKLRNVEELIENRSRSRSSDRLRINEQEKMENDKQCDCQVVEKREMIMDTSVMAKQKTKEERNDEGNVTIEVMEEVLNRSKEVQTAVTGPIEDCPHCRVREMTKKSEQTERWIAPETQRIMVEVVQNFTEVVEEVAKEAKEEENGDIDEVDGNEKNENDGDLGRRRRVSQVPVTLEENRRENESIDSLVTLNDELESEKKVIYFRWR